In Humulus lupulus chromosome 6, drHumLupu1.1, whole genome shotgun sequence, a single genomic region encodes these proteins:
- the LOC133781800 gene encoding uncharacterized protein LOC133781800: MRPLDETETTAVFEKIFKFTGNNLKNIVENPSHEGPDSEPGRYCFRLNKSKVYYVSESLVKRATNIARANLVSLGTCIGKFTHGGNFHLTVQSLSVLASNAKHKVWLKPTSEMAFLYGNHVLKGGLGRITENISPGDGVVVFSMSDVPLGFGIAAKSTQDCRKMDPNGIVVLHQADIGEYLRMEDDL; encoded by the coding sequence ATGAGACCTCTCGATGAAACAGAGACAACAGCAGTATTTGAGAAGATCTTCAAGTTCACAGGAAATAACCTCAAGAATATTGTAGAGAATCCTTCTCATGAAGGTCCAGACTCCGAACCTGGCCGCTATTGCTTCCGTCTTAACAAGAGCAAAGTCTACTATGTCAGTGAGTCCCTTGTCAAACGTGCCACCAACATTGCTCGCGCTAACCTCGTCTCTCTAGGAACCTGCATTGGCAAGTTCACACATGGAGGTAATTTCCACCTCACCGTCCAGAGTCTGAGTGTTTTGGCCTCGAATGCCAAGCACAAAGTCTGGCTTAAACCCACCTCTGAGATGGCATTTCTGTATGGAAACCATGTTTTGAAAGGTGGTTTAGGGAGGATTACAGAGAATATTTCGCCCGGTGATGGAGTCGTGGTGTTTTCCATGTCTGATGTGCCTTTGGGGTTTGGAATTGCGGCCAAGTCCACCCAGGATTGTAGGAAGATGGACCCTAATGGAATTGTTGTGTTGCACCAAGCAGATATTGGGGAATATTTGAGGATGGAAGATGATCTCTGA
- the LOC133781801 gene encoding protein CHROMATIN REMODELING 35-like, giving the protein MSSNFEFYSMDHKRPRFSIDGKYEDGTAFTSSLGDETVLKKPKPTSPKVIDFSDPFAIQKMIDRLDCGKFGSVTKDIEALFAPKMQTLYPYFEKYPTLLNQYFDLKKDKVDDDGASKLANQQPTPLAIARDNVIDLEDDCVTSGTPTTSLAIITIDSDEEDKKDYTPSYHFLNVSLNQQPGEIFTKEIEVRKLTDRKHVEDAILCGKTDAEIKTDSGVYLGVEDDGDHDSSPEDDGLENIWNEMSMALEVSKDVATDPSSGEREKEKNESCDHSFVLKDDIGYVCRICGVIDKEIEKIFEFQYMKVKSSRTYVTDSRRSKDRESAGIDGLNLSDDDLIIDEVYAHPRHMKQMKPHQVEGFNFLISNLVGDNPGGCILAHAPGSGKTFMIISFVQSFLAKYPSARPLVILPKGILSTWKKEFQRWQIEDIPLFDFYTVKADNRYQQLEVLKQWVEKKSILFLGYKQFSSIICDLENSEASTSCCEILLRAPSILILDEGHTPRNENTDVLQSLAKVQTPRKVVLSGTLYQNHVKEVFNVLNLVRPKFLRMETSRPIVKRIMSKVVISGIRKNIKSGGDAVFYDLVEDTLQKDTDFRRKVSVIHDLREMTSKVLHYYKGDFLDELPGLIDFTVVLNLSSKQEREVGKIKKLSRKFKASSVGSAVYLHPKLQSFSDNWTASDDKMDELLEQIDLEDGVKAKFFLNMLSLCEAKKEKLLVFSQYLVPLKFLERLAIKAKGWCTGREMFVISGESSSEQREWSMERFNNSSTAKVFFGSIKACGEGISLVGASRIIILDVHLNPSVTRQAIGRAFRPGQTKKVVTYRLVAANSPEEEDHHACFKKELISKMWFEWNEYCGYRDFKVQTVDVKDCDDEFLEDSRALAENIKVLYKR; this is encoded by the exons ATGAGCTCAAATTTTG AATTCTACTCTATGGATCATAAACGACCTAGATTTTCTATTGATGGAAAATATGAAGATGGCACAGCCTTCACTTCGAGTTTGGGTGATGAAACTGTGCTGAAGAAACCAAAACCTACTTCGCCAAAAGTAATAGATTTTTCTGATCCCTTTGCCATTCAGAAGATGATTGATCGGTTAGATTGTGGTAAGTTTGGAAGTGTCACGAAAGATATAGAAGCCCTTTTTGCTCCAAAGATGCAAACTTTGTACCCGTATTTTGAAAAGTACCCAACACTTCTTAATCAGTACTTTGATTTGAAAAAGGACAAGGTTGATGATGATGGGGCTTCTAAGTTGGCAAATCAACAACCAACTCCGTTGGCCATAGCACGTGACAATGTCATTGATTTGGAGGATGATTGTGTCACTAGTGGCACACCAACAACATCATTGGCTATCATAACTATTGATTCTGATGAGGAAGACAAAAAAGATTACACACCTTCATATCATTTTCTAAATGTTTCCTTAAATCAACAACCTGGAGAAATTTTCACCAAGGAAATAGAG GTTAGGAAACTTACAGATAGAAAACATGTAGAAGATGCTATTCTTTGTGGAAAAACTGATGCTGAAATTAAGACAGATAGTGGTGTTTATCTTGGTGTAGAAGATGATGGTGATCATGACAGTAGTCCTGAGGATGATGGGCTTGAGAATATTTGGAATGAAATGTCAATGGCATTAGAAGTTTCCAAG GATGTTGCTACAGATCCTTCATCAGGTGAacgagagaaagaaaaaaatgaatccTGTGATCATTCTTTTGTCTTAAAGGATGATATTGGGTACGTTTGCCGGATTTGTGGAGTTATTGACAAAGAAATCGAAAAAATATTTGAGTTCCAGTACATGAAG GTGAAAAGCTCTCGTACTTACGTGACTGACTCTCGTAGATCAAAAGACAGAGAATCAGCTGGAATAGATGGACTTAACTTATCTGATGACGATTTGATAATTGATGAAGTGTATGCCCACCCCAGGCATATGAAGCAAATGAAACCTCACCAAGTGGAGGGTTTCAATTTTCTCATCAGCAATTTGGTGGGTGATAATCCTGGGGGTTGCATCTTGGCCCATGCGCCTGGATCAGGAAAGACATTCATGATAATCAGTTTTGTTCAAAGTTTCCTCGCCAAGTATCCGAGTGCCAGACCCCTAGTTATTCTTCCCAAAGGAATCCTGAGCACATGGAAGAAAGAGTTCCAGAGATGGCAGATAGAGGATATTCCATTGTTTGACTTTTACACTGTGAAAGCAGATAACCGATACCAGCAATTAGAGGTATTGAAACAGTGGGTAGAAAAGAAAAGCATCCTTTTCTTGGGTTACAAACAGTTTTCCTCAATTATTTGTGATCTGGAAAACAGTGAGGCATCAACTTCGTGTTGTGAGATACTGCTTAGGGCTCCATCAATTCTTATTCTCGACGAAGGACATACTCCAAGAAATGAGAATACAGATGTCTTGCAATCTCTGGCCAAGGTGCAGACACCCAGGAAAGTAGTGCTTTCAGGAACACTTTATCAGAACCATGTCAAAGAGGTGTTCAATGTCTTGAATCTTGTTCGACCGAAGTTTTTGAGAATGGAAACATCTCGTCCCATTGTCAAGCGTATCATGAGTAAGGTTGTTATATCGGGTATTAGGAAGAACATCAAAAGTGGTGGTGATGCGGTTTTCTATGATTTAGTGGAGGATACTCTACAGAAAGATACAGATTTCAGAAGGAAAGTGTCAGTTATACACGACCTGCGTGAGATGACCAGCAAAGTCCTTCACTACTATAAAGGTGATTTTCTGGATGAGCTACCTGGACTAATTGATTTCACAGTAGTACTCAACCTCAGCTCCAAGCAGGAACGAGAAGttggaaaaataaaaaagttatcAAGAAAGTTCAAAGCAAGTTCGGTTGGAAGTGCTGTTTATCTGCATCCCAAGTTACAATCATTTTCTGATAACTGGACCGCATCTGATGACAAGATGGATGAGTTGCTAGAACAAATAGACTTAGAAGATGGAGTAAAGGCGAAGTTTTTTCTAAATATGCTAAGTTTGTGCGAGGCTAAGAAGGAGAAGCTGCTGGTTTTCAGTCAGTACCTAGTACCTTTGAAATTTTTAGAGAGATTAGCTATAAAAGCGAAGGGTTGGTGTACTGGAAGGGAAATGTTTGTCATCTCAGGTGAGTCAAGTAGCGAGCAACGAGAGTGGTCTATGGAACGCTTCAACAACTCCTCAACTGCCAAGGTTTTCTTTGGTTCAATTAAAGCATGTGGAGAGGGAATTTCTCTTGTTGGAGCATCAAGAATTATAATTCTAGATGTTCACTTGAATCCATCCGTGACCCGTCAAGCCATTGGGCGTGCATTTCGTCCAGGGCAGACAAAGAAAGTGGTCACATATAGATTGGTCGCTGCTAACTCGCCTGAAGAGGAAGACCATCACGCTTGTTTCAAAAAGGAATTGATCTCCAAGATGTGGTTCGAATGGAACGAATACTGCGGGTATCGGGATTTCAAAGTGCAGACTGTCGATGTCAAGGACTGTGACGATGAGTTCTTGGAAGACAGTCGGGCCCTGGCGGAGAATATAAAGGTTCTGTACAAAAG GTAG